In the genome of Chrysoperla carnea chromosome 5, inChrCarn1.1, whole genome shotgun sequence, the window tcgatttccgttgtcattttcggaataaatttttccaccccTGAAAAGAACTGGCTCCCACCTCCTGACAAGaatgcacaaatttttgtttttaacatctttaagtaagctttagaCATTACAGtctaacagtttttataaagattcattgaatTGCCCTGAATTTCGACTTATAAGTCTTACGGCTCTCTACTACTAAATTGCTTAGATGAAAtacaatcaaatttatttaaatgtatgttAATCTTAAAGCATTACTGCtatgaaaattgtcaaaattaaatttatataataaatactatagtaTATTGTGCAACAAGTGTATAATGTCCAATTACATACGAGCGCGAAGTTGAACTACGAACAAAGTGAACGTTTATACCGCTAGGATAATAGACAATCACTAGTTGCACACATATTTTTTAACGAATACGATATTAGATTTCTCTTTGCTCACCATTTTCCGTGCAACGAGAAATTTTGTTCAATCAGTGTTGCTAAATTTGCGCACGGTGAGCAATTAGGCATTTGTGGCACTCGCACAGAAAACGTGTAGAAAAGGATTAAACAAACTATTTACTATAATGATGCTagcgtaaattaaaaaaaaaacttacttaatTCTTTATTTCCATCGAATAAGTTTTCCAATCGGAAGTAGGCACGTTTGACATCAAATTTCACGTCAGtatctttcaattttaaatatttaacaccttttttctcaattaaatcaaaattgactTTAACGTTGTAATGTCCAcccactataaaaaaataaaaataaaaaaattaaattttaaaatatagattaGAGACCTGCTAGTCAGATTACCCAAAAAAGACTTAAATATCACCCCAATCACTATTAACCCAACTTGTATGAACAAAATCCAATGACTAGAGTTGAGTTAGCAAGTCTTTGAGGTGAATTTTGTTAGCTTTTGGATGTCAAGATTACAATATGAATGCAACATAAACTTTAATCACATTGCATGAAAAAgtctattaaagaaaattattaagctTCAGTATTATACATAATGCTTTTTAAgctgacatatgcttgaaactctaaaaataactattatcgaaaaaaaagcttcaaacaaaaaatgttgggtgtgtaggcgTACATCTTACATAGACATTAATTTTGTCCtaagttttcaagctcaatgaaaagcttacTCTACTTCATAattggtaatcgatagatgaacactttaaattagaaagttgtaattgattaaaaaagaaacactttttGTTCGAATCATTTTTCCGCCAACTgcacagtttaggcaaaaatggactgaaaatttttacccaaaattgttatttcgaaTAATTGTTTCTGTGAAATCGAAGCAATCTgcgaaaatatttcattataaataaatgtaaaagtctTTGGTTTTTCCATAAAAGCCATTATTGtccaaattgaatgaacaaatccACAAAAAGCTAGACTTTTGCTGTCAAtagctaatttaatttttcaagtctaaactattcggtttcaAACAAAGTATGTTTGGATATTTAAAtggaacaattttttaatttaaactattcATCTAATGTTTATCAATCAGAGTGagcttttaattgaacctgaaaaatTTGATCGAATACGAGATTGAAACTTTGAGATTGAAAGATTGAaactttgaaactaacatttttcgatttgaaacattttcctggattaaatttattaatctaGTTTCAAGCATTTGTCTACTTAAAAAAGACAGCGTCTcccaattttaaatgaatctgATTTCCTTCAAACTTCTGATAATATGCAATTCAAAATTCTGATAATGTTCAAGACACTAATTACTTCACAAATGCTTTCAAATTCGATATGTCcattaatggaaaattttgttttcatttttattttcaagccCCTTATGGATGCAGCCCATTTTTTGGGGGTAACGTTgaacatattttcataaaagatGCGAAGTAACTTGTCTCCTCAATTGAATAATGCAAGATAGGACCCCGCACGGAATAGGCAGAAAAATGGATtactgtgaaactttttcaaaccaacTCCAAAATGTTTCTCGGGTCATTTTGGTCAAAAGCTTTCATGgccacaatattttttatcgggtagttttcgagctacagttGAACAAATCTACCCATATATTATAGTTAAGTATATGACTACCGTGTGTGGTATGTGTCTGTGTTTGTTTTTAGTAAGACGGTAGTCATATActtaactataataaatgtgTAGCTATGATCGGCCGTGGCTCAAAAATTGTCCGATAaaggccacaaaattttttaacgagtaaTATTCGAGTTACATAACTATAATATAAGTGTAGTTTGGATTGCCCGTAGcttgaaaactactcgttaaaaatttttgtgaccgTGAGAACTTTAGAATATTCCGAAGAATATTTTGGGGGCGTTTTGAAAGAATTTaatagaaagccattttcctatctaatcgtCCGGGGTCCATTAAGCTTTCCAAGTatcaaaagagtgaaataaTAAGAGGTCTGATTGTTTCATTTGATAATggataagtaataattttttgtttgttctaaattcattaaaaaaaatgaaatttttgtacattGACTAGAGCTGCaaaattgtttcgaaaaaaaaaatgtcaaaaactgCGACGATTAACATTTAGACTGCCTCATTGGAACGCTATACAATATTTAAACCCTCGAAAGGCAAAATTTATGGATTTAACAATCATTATTAACTTACCGGCTGTAATATTTGCAGGCCCTTTTCCACTAATTGGTAAAACTAAAATTCGACCATTAATCTCATAGTCACTTtggatatttaaattatcaatgtCGAGACTTATATCAAGTACTCCATTTTTTTCATCCAATCTacggataaaaaaattattatttttagaaaattttgttctatataaatatatttttcgattttattcttacttaatATCTGTTAATTTGCCGTCTGATAAACCATAAACTTTGGCTTTAtgcaattgaatttttaattgcccatttgattcaattataatttcgtCGATTGTAAGTGGATTTAATTTTGGAATATGGTATTTGGTATCACCTagcacacaaaaaattatttcaggtattttgaaacaaaaatggaaataaataccaaaaattttaaattccatGTATCGAAAACAAAGTTAAGGATGTCCTTGGCTTTAACCTTTACCTTAATCTTGAACATTATGTGTTCAAAAGATAATGTGATAAGCTAAGTTAAAGCGTTATCGACTTTAACCGTTtttctacttagacttaggttgcgggttcgaatttAGGCAGTGGCAGTGCCAACGCTTATAAATAATgaggcggtagaattgatcacactgttgtcgatggataagaacgaagtaaccgactccactcacatcataaattgaattgtatatatggatgtagtttaataaataaagattaaaaattaatgatgtgggtggcttctGTCATAGATAATATGTCAGAAAAATGGAGGTTGAAGCCCATCAAAACCGTACAAAAGAATCGACTTGCAATAACAGAATACGTgttaattaattgatacatagaatttcaaatttttgttattgattataattttaaaagtggtGCATTCTCTGAAAAACGAACATAGGTAAACCCTTTTCCAAAATTGGAAgcgtcaaaaaaaaagttagtagACCATAAAAAATTGTCAAGTTTTTAGTTACAAGTGATGATTCTTGgtcttttattcaatttattaaaatatttcatgattGTTTTACTTGAAAGCAATCaactttacataaaaatttgcaagAAAATTCTGAATTCAATTCAACAAGTAAATTCTGAATAAATTCACGCACAGGTGTGAATTCTCACGAATTTGAACTGATCCTTTTCCTAGAAAGGGACCAAAAAACTAGACACTTTAACCGAGATTTCCACGTCctccaaattttgttttcaaagctttaaattttggaattcaCTTTCCCAAGAATATTCCActtataaaatatctcgaaaaaccaaatttgattaagaaaattatttgagatGTAATTTACCATTAACTAATGCTGGTATAGCAGTTTTGGCACTTTCTTTAgcacaatttgtaaaatcgggtGAGCTTTTTGAACATGCTGTAATATAacttgctataaaaaaaattaaataaaaaaattagtgacactattcagttaaaaaatttatcgttaATTGCTGGGTTCGGAAATTTAATCCAGTATGCTGATCAGTTCCAAGTTAATATGGTGATATGGCTTATTAAGGACGTTCAAGCTGTTAAAGTTTGcttttttaacatacaaattCTGTATTGGagtgtttttaaatgttttattatgttaCAAGGGTAATTTTCTTAGGATTGATTTGGAATACTAATATTCTGTAGTTAAAcatatgacaaatattttcctattaaaaaaaattacaacaagcGGAAATCGtaattccataaaatacatttaaagtgataaaatgaatggtatttatgtgttattttttctgaaagtgaTTTCAAATAAATCTTCAGGGCTCAAgcatcgatatttcgaaaacttgtatattatacatatatcgaaatatttttcttttaatcttaagttctaacagaatctcCCCTGAAATTTTGAAACGGAAGTTTCAAATAATTGCatacttaataatttcattacttAATTGGGAACGTCCTAACATAATCTGAGAGCATATCTGTGCCGATCAGTGTGCTGGATTAATTTTCGAACAtgtaacaaatttcaatttaattaaaaggctttaaaattaaaaaatggttttaaaaaatttttaactaccaACAATTTTTCTTGGCAAAAATcttgtttttccaaaaaaaaaaaagataaataatagcTAACGTAATCGAGTCAGGAAGCAAACTTTTAGTTTTCACTAAAAATTTGGGACTTTGCGTTTTATGaacggaaaattaaaaaattcaaaatagccgaacggaaaattttattttttaagcttttcagaactttttctctaaaactgttttttcgagttaaaataattttaaacaaaaattgccaaaaaaacgtattaagatatttttagatataaattatatctaaaattatacatcagaataatttataaaaatataatactttatttatataatacaaaactataatagtaatttatataaatataatagaagCTCTTCATGACATAATTGgtagtattttttaatacaattatacGGCTATCGTGGCCATACAGCAAGAAACTCTTCTAGATTAAAATCTGaagatgtaataattattttttactaattcaatggtgatttttaaaattaaattttattttgtgaaaaaaaattttacatgcagtttttgttaattaattcaaattacaGGAGAGATACTTTGCATGTAGTAAATAGAAAATCGAGTGTGAaacgtatatatttaaatgtaagaagCGCAGACAGATGAAAATTTCACACATTCCAAATTATATCTGCTTTAAAACAtcgttcaattttatttcatttttctttttcaaaaatttaaaattaatgaaaaatgaatcCCTTATGAAACTCAATGATAAATGATAAACGGATCTTCTGCCTTCAGAGGAAAGTATTTTACAACGAAAGGTAAATATTTTGCTTCAAAAACTGAACGAATCAAAGCAATGCTACTTAAATTGTTACtaattccttaaaaaatttattcagaatACATTCCTGAAGTCTAaattaattcagtttttttattcaaatgccGCAGAAATATTTCGAACGGGAACTACTCGCGGTTTCATAAAAAATCGTcttatctaaaaatttgttttaattatttccgTTTACCAAATAAAGAAGACACTACCGTTgagaaaaataaactaaaaaacagTTTGGCGTATTAAGTTAAAAAGTGGACCGGAAAATATGTCTTTAAATTCTTATCACATCATTTTAAATACCGCGCCTAGGTCAAGATAAACAGtgttactaaaattaatatatcgaaattttttttgatctatccttttatgaaattattggaTAAATATTCCatcattgttattaattataataatataattaatataaaaaatatcaatgaaaatgaatgaaaaatttttagatgttttcatataattatCCGACTTGCGTGTAATAAATTACAGAAAAAcagctaaaaaattttaataagaaaaaatttgcaaaatattttcacGAATGTGGTGCGATTTGCTTTGTTACCAtagataaaaattctttaaaatccaTAGAAAAGTTACCGATTCTGTGGGTTGATtaacacaataataaaattataaatattcataaaaaaaaacttacgtaATTCTAAAGCAGTTACACTGTAAcaaaaaactgtaaataaaattaataatttcatttttaatgaataactattaattaacaaaacactaaaaggaactttaaaataataatataaacaaaaactcCAAATACCCAACCACCCGAAGAACTCTAAACCAATAACGaatcaattgaaattgaaattgatcaAGAAGTGTTTATATAGCCTCTTACccttaatattataattgtattccgtttttatatataatataacaaatacagtgtataaaaaaaatgtttttttttaaatttatttttacttcttaATAAAACTAGTTACTCTAGCACAACTTAAAACGTATACGCATGCGTAATAATGTACATCTTGGTCTATTGCGgagagtaaaaaattattttaatatttttatggtgtCCTTACGTTCatttttcttagtaaaaaaatttttattactttattttattgtatgaatTGTGAAaactattttgtgttttttctaCGCTTGGAATTTTATTATCTcaatagaatataaatttatatcttgTGCTTCTTTTCTTAAAGTCCTTGCTGAGGAATTCTTGGGTAAATAGTGAAAATCATAGTTACATTTATATTCTGTAAACTATTATGTTgagaacaattttttaagtcattgtggggatattttattgtttttataacgaccgaaatttgatttatttacctttttaattgtaaattcttttaaaaataattaatttatctaattaagtttatttagttaatattttatttaggtaagttttggtttaaattattaaagggTACCTAATAAGAAATCCACACATATCTGAATCTAGATATCTTCGAAAATTAAGACTTTCTTGGATACCCctaaacaaataagaaattgtaagaaattttagaaaatgaatacatgtcaaatttatcataattgtaaaattgtaattaaattgttataattttgccATTGAATAGgtatgtttgtaaaatttatttgcatagtTTTGGTCTCGTAAAGTAATCGTCAGAATTAGCTTCCATTTCGACTTAATAaactgtttaataataaaaattcttcatgaaTTTCTATAGATATCCTTAAAAtccgataaatatttaaaattatgaaggAACTAGGATAGTTTAACAGtccaattttcttgaaaatttttcaaggttttcatttcactttattatcattttaaaaaactgaaataactaaaaaatgagTATAAAAACCCTTTGaagatcaaaaataatattttttatttgtacagtTTTGGTCTCTTAGAGTAATCGTCAGAATTAGCTTtcatttcgatttttgttttttaataataaaaattcttcacgAATTTTTATAGATATCCTTAAAATCagataagtatttaaaattatgaaggAACTAGGATAATTTAATATtccaattttcttgaaaattttcaaggttttcatttcactttattaccattttaaaaaacataaataactaaaaaaaaaaaaaacttttaacaaaaacaaaaccggcttcaaaagataaactttttttttgctacattagacagtttgctacattagcttggctgacaccgactccaaaaataacaataattttaactacattatatatatcgttatttttttaatttttagtgcatattaatttgttttggaaaagtttatcttttgaagtcggttttctttatgtcaaaagttttttttactttgtgaattttagtgaatctgacgtacaaaataatttttcactaaaaaataatcatcgaaatcggttggcgtgatattgagttattcgtcctcttgtcgtgcagaCTTAATACAAATTATGGGTTTCCCGCGGATGCCGTTATCACAACTGGACGAGTATGAAATACATACGgtaagcaccagctttcaaatcgataaagaatcaacaaaatcggttcaaaagTTCTggggtaacacacataaaaaaaatagagtcGAATTCATAACctcctctttttttgtttgaagtcggttaaaaataactataaaaaccgTTTGaagatcaaaaataatattttttcctcttttcttagaaaattaatGTCAACCATAAAcataaattgtagaaaaaatatttatttattaatattatgaaataaaaaatattaaaaactaattttcttttacaccttttttaatgaattgattttaaattaagatgttcgtatatatcaagttttatttatcagttttttatttaaattaaaatgttaaaataaaaaaaataaaaaaaaaattcataataaataaaattttccttaacAAGAATTATTAGGTAATATTAACTCGACAATAAAACAACTAAATAATtccttttaaacaaataaattatatttttaaataaaataaggttttttattgacctatattttaattctaaaattgtttaataattttttacgattttttaaattataaaatttttttttattttatccatatattagaaaaattaaaacatttattaaaattgtttgtttcggGTCTAAAACAAATGATctcgattttcttttgtttttctgattgaaattataattaggtTGCAGTCCCTAGCAGTCGAAAATCTCGttgttggaaaaaaatattacaatttttgttgagaTTTTTCTAAATGTGTACGATTTATACAGGAcatcttttttaagttggcatatacttgaaactcgataaataaatttaatcgaggaaaatgctttaaACGAAAAATCTTAGTTTCAAAAGCACACTTCTTATATCGACATCGAATTCGAGACGAAGTTTTTAGGTTCAATTAAAagctcactctgattcataactgacaaacattagatggaataaattaaaattatttaaatttgaaagttgttctttataaataagcaaacattttttgttggaaacatttttttgtaaatcaaattGTTTAGTTCAGTAATTGATAGccaaaatctagctttttgtgcgtttgttcattcaatttgaacaaaaatggtctttatagaaatcAAAGCACTTTTACTGGATTTATTGGAGAATTTTTTCGATGAGTGACTAGATTTtccagaaacaattatacgaaacaattttgatattgaaaaaaaattttgagtaaaacttttcagtccgtttgtggaatatgtttcaaataaaagatgTTACTTGTATAATCAACAACAACTTTCTACtctaaagtgttcatctatcgattactaCTAGCAGTTATAGATCATGGTAATCGCCTACCTATTGGGTGAGcttttttcgcttgaagcatttttatcgataaacgttatttttcgagtttcaagcacaTGTCAACTTAAATatgacaccctgtataatacaaattttaaagacAAAATCCAGTATTTTGATTCAACGATATGgggaaaagttattttctagTGGTAGATTAAACTCTGACATATATTGTGTAATGGGCGATATCCCGAAGCAATTCACTCAATACCTCTGAATGCCGTTCAATCCTAAGATTAATTTAGGGCAATTAGGAcccataaaacataaaaactcaAATGATTTGGGTAATTTTCGAGGTACCTTCAGAAATGCTACAAAATAATAGCAGGTATTTCGTACAAccaaatgtaaaatgaaaacgattttagtattttttgggtcatctATACACCCTACACCCTAACTTTTATCCGATTCATAAACAAAAGTTACTTTTTCTCGCTTCAATAGTCCGAACGTGAGATTGCAAGCATTTTGCGCACAGAGGTTGTGTGGCGTTCCCACCAGATATTTTCAAGatctttccataattttttgcgtgtctcacaatttttatttaaaaaaaatttgtttttacatataaaaacgtaaattgcaattttaataatgaCCTTTAGAGAAACCAgtcaaagaatttttatttttaagtataaaataaatttcttgtcTGGattaaaatacatgttcaatCCACTTCCtgataaaaagaagaaaaaatattgtcgAGCTACGGTTAACTACTTGAGTTAATAATGCCTAAAGGAAGTTGTAAACATGTTAAATTTCCATGTACGTACGTTAAAGAATTATTTCTATTGTTTTGAGTTAATTACTTAGCGAATTCTATtcattcaagaaaattacatttaattgttttatgagaaaaaattgaaaattaatttaccaaAACATTTACatgatttcaataaatttacgaAGCTCAAGGTGTCATATTATAAaagtcataaataaaaaataagtgagACTTTCAGTGACCAGACCACTAACGTTTTGATAAAGTAAATTGTAGTTCCAAACTTCGTGAATATCTCAAGAGTAGACTCGTTTTTACGAGTCTACTCTATTTTATATTGTGAAGATTCTGAGAAATGCTACGTTTTCGAGCTGAACGTCTCTAAACATGTCAATTTAgccatttattaattatttaaatccaCATACTGCTACTACTTGTTGTAAATGAAAGATAAAGTGGTctaattaataacataatttggGTCCGACTAAATCCGaatctatatattttcatagattttccCGAATTTCCACTAGATGCTTTTTCtctaatataatagtatattacgaCCCTAGGCCAGAAATATTGATGCGCCAGGGCACCCAACACTATGAGCTTAAGTTGTATACTATTTTGCTTGATAGCCTAGTCTAGGGGTGGCGAACATTTACGTATTAACgtgccattttttttaaaggggtgcCTAATGAGGCTTTAGACGTCCcgtcaaataattttgttttcgtgATTATTAAGATTCGTAATTAATACTTCCTTAATGACGTGCAGATTTAGTGACGTTAGTGCTTTCGTCAAGACATAGCGATATAAAAGAAGTGGAGTTAATGTCAACTATATGTTGATTTGTTACATTTCCCGCCAGTTTTAAGATTCTTGTATTTTGTTTCTAGATAAAGGAGTATCTTTGATGCGCTGCTATATCTTATCTTTATTATCGAACTTAACAAAAAGTGAAGAAGTGAATGCTAACCAATCTCCCTTCAAAACTCTTCCTCTCGGGACAAGGTTTACTATGTCGAGCAATGACATTTGCAGCCGAGTAACTTGCTGCGCTCGTATGACAATTATTCCAACATATTTAATCATAAACGTCGACTGCTTATTTCTGTCTTTCTTAGCACTTACGATTAATTCCTTCAACTCTGGTTTGCTTTTTTGATTAACggatttttgatttgttttataatgGTAATTGTAGACCACAATGCTACAATAACGAACGAGCGCGCGTACGTAAGATCAACCGCATTCGTTCGTAATATAATACTTCATGGTGAACTTTGTGATCGGTGGCGTGCCCAAATTATTGTATCTGTCTCATCAATGCACGCGTGCCAATGGTTCGAGTCCCTGTTAGATTCATTAGTACAACTCGAGCATTGAACTCCGAGAAGAGCTATGCTATAAAGTCACAAAAGTGGCTCCTCTTGGAGTTTAATGGGACCGAGAATGTTTAATGGTCGAGTTTATTTATAGCCActctgataaattttttttctagaattattcTAACCTTCTACTCCAAACTTTCTACAACAGTAAAAATTACTACATGTGCGCTGACGTCAAATTCAAACACCTTTTGGACTTTGTATGAAAGATAAATGTCaagaatttatgataatttacgaTGTAAAAGATTTTTCCACTATTTATTAGTCATCTAAATTATCAGATAAATAACAAAGAAACCCTATTGACTTTCTGATAGGAATTTATTTCGttctctttaaaaaattcaatcgaaatttttgtaatatactttaatactttaaatatgtAGGATTGGGGTTATACAAttgtaatttgaaataaacgcaaaacggtatgagatatcaattttatttttatttgagataTTGGATCAtggaatttttacaaataatttcatgtCAATGAACTCTTAGATATAATAACAAGgctatttacttttgaaaaaaatatagtccATTTACACTTTCATATCACAAAACAACATCGAACTTCCAATTTTCAGAGATATCGGACTTAGTGTTTGACGTCATATATTATGTTTGTCATAATAGCTCCATGCTAAATTCGATTTTTCTAGAAATAGATACAAACAACGGCGTGAACGAAACACTGTTTGGTTTCGATGATTTTGATTTGCTATACAATATTAAACATAGATGATTATATCAATAAATGCATCGGAACATGAACAAATGTTAGGTCGCATGAGCCGATGTCAGTATAGGT includes:
- the LOC123301888 gene encoding circadian clock-controlled protein daywake-like; this translates as MKLLILFTVFCYSVTALELPSYITACSKSSPDFTNCAKESAKTAIPALVNGDTKYHIPKLNPLTIDEIIIESNGQLKIQLHKAKVYGLSDGKLTDIKLDEKNGVLDISLDIDNLNIQSDYEINGRILVLPISGKGPANITAVGGHYNVKVNFDLIEKKGVKYLKLKDTDVKFDVKRAYFRLENLFDGNKELSDQMNKVLDDSWKDVLKDIGPAIAKAVGAIVEQLAMGVFERVPYDKFFLP